In Cydia amplana chromosome 5, ilCydAmpl1.1, whole genome shotgun sequence, the genomic window tttaaaagtggaaaaattactgtcttgggtgagacttgaactcagcATCTGAGCAAAGATTGCAACGAAAAGAAAGGAAAGATtctggtggaaagatttgctggctatggatgatgaggtcttggttgctcagatggcagaacgctggagtatcgatccagaggccgtgagttcaagtctcacagtaatttttccacttttaaatttattctaagcttaatagcatcgatcgcagacgtttctgcttgttaaagaaaataaaaatttacttatgtgatggaaaataaataataaatatatgggtgaccgagcttcgctcggaaaacatataataactcggaaatgcgcgttttcccagagataagacctagctagatcgatttttcgcccccgaaaacccctatataccaaatttcatcgaaatcgttagagccgtttccgagatccccgaaatatatatatatataaaaataaataaacaagaattgctcgtttaaaggtattagataattaTAAAACAAGTCTGTCAGAAGTGTACCCATGCAGGAGCTGGAGATGAGGTTCTGCAGGCGGCCGAGGCGGACCTTGACGCCGTCGCAGTGGCCCTTCTTGAGCATCGCGAACAGGTCCAGCATCTGCTTGAAGTGCGGGTCGCGCATGTGCTCCTCCCGCACCAGGAGACACACCGTCGGTCTCCCTGACAGCCGCCAGTACCTACATACAACCAACACACATGTATCAATGATCGTGATTATATCACTTTTTTAGAGTAAGAGCTTCACTATAGCCAGGTATCCAGTACCTACGTAGCTTGTTATCATTATTAGAAAATTCATCGAAAATCTGAAAAAACAAAGAAAGCCGGCCAGGATATGAATTTGGATCGATATGCTTTGCCTTGTCTCGCTATATCAATTAAACTAGTcatgtaaaaaaaccggccaagtgcgagtcggactcgcgcacggagggttccgcaccatcaacaaaaaatagagcaaaacaagcaaaaaaacggtcacccatccaagtactgaccccgcccgacgttgcttatcttcggtcaaaaatcacgtttgttgtatgggagccccacttaaatctttattttattctgtttttagtatttgttgttatagcggcaacaaaaatacatcatctgtgaaaatttcaactgtctagctatcacggttcgtgagatacagcctggtgacaggacggacggacggacagcggagtcttagtaatagggtcccgtttttaccctttgggtacggaaccctaaaaattacttcGAAAATTTTAATGTGTTCGATTTTGCATTTCAAACTCGGATCCATACTCCCTCATACTAGAGTGCAAATAGAAGATGTTGATTTCAACGTTAAATTTccacttatacatatttttcgGAATTACGATTGGTATATTCCTGCCATCTTCGCTTCGATAATCTTTACCTCAAGGTCTTCAATCTTCAGTAAAGGAAACTTTATGTGAATGTTACCCGTGTATTAAAACTCACTTGCCAACGAACTGCAGTTCCGTCTTGATGTCGTCGATGAGCAGCGCCATGTCGCGGTACAGGTAGAACTCCGACACCTCGAATATCAGCGGGTAGCACAGCACCGTCATACCGCACACGCGGTAGATCTACAACGGAAAACATTATTGTAGCTAGTGGAAAATATAGGGCAAGGCACTCTCACTACTCACTAATTCCTCGTAATACCACAACTTAAGAGCCATAATAGTGAACCGTAGTAGTACCAAAACAAGGCGgattttttaaaattagttTTGGTTGTTAACTAAAAAATATTCCCCACAGTTAGGGTTCAATTTTGCGTAATTTCTGACACCCGTATGCCCGTTAATTAAAGGGTTAGGTTATTGAAAGAAGTTTGGTGCTGCTAAAATCTTAATATGACAGCAAGTTTAACAACTGGACCTAGATGACGGCCCCGTATGTGCATAATGCAGTAGTAGGTTGTCAAGAATTTACGGTTTATAatccactagcgacccgccccggcttcgcacgggttaacaaattatacataaaccttcctcttgaatcactctatttaaaaaaaaaccgcatcaaaatccgttgcgtagttttaaagatctaagcatacagacagacaggaaagcgactttgttttatactatgcagtgatttacaataaaatgtttagcACGGTACAGCGTCATCTCATTAGGCTGTCAAATTTACGGGTAGTATTCCGTTGTCTATGATCTTAATAACCGATCGAAAGTAATGCATAGCATTGCATACCCTTTGTAAATACTGTTGACGGTGAAGGAATGGTCGAGTTGCCTGGGATTGGAAAAGACAAACCACCACGATACTTATTGTCTCAGTTACCTTACTGGTTCCCAGCGATCCCACGGGTCGGATCGGGCGGCCCGTCAACTTCAGTTTAGGACAAACGCCCAGCTGTCTGTACACGTGCACTAATTGTGTTGAACTGCAGATCTGTGAAATAACTATGACATCAATATCTCTAATCTTATATGAAAGCACTATTTAAAACGTAACTCTACTGTAGATAAGGTTCCAATTTCTTTGACTCTTAGTAATACGCCTCCAATGAGAGTCCTCTTTACGTCACAGCAGCAGGTATCTTAGCTGTGGGTAATGTAAGAATAGCTTTACCTGGACTGGTTCGACTTCATGCGGCGTCTGGGTCTGGATGCCGTAAGTCCCCATCATGGCCTGCAGACGCATGGACTCCGCGATCAGAACCACTTGCACTACCAAGTCCGTCGCTATGCCCTGTTTAAACCAGTTACTGTAATGTTTAAAgcaccaaaataaataaaaacttaaaacgtTTCGTAGCTGATTATTCAATTAAGTAAGCTATAAATATGCTGAAGATtcttttttctgtaaataattcttaatttttattCTGTATTCTATATGCCAGCTTGATGATGATGTTGATGTACATTTAATGGTATGTATGGGTGAATGTGCATGTAGACTATGAAGAGGCTTAGCAGTGGCTCCGCCAAGTAGAGCAAGCGTGTGATTCGTCAAGTTGCAATTTTTTCACTAGTCATACGTGTAGGCAGAGTAAAATTAATGTTAAGCTATGTTCATACTGCTAGATTCGTACTACCACTCGGTAGTGTTAATATCGTCGCAAATCATAACATTACGCAATTTTTTGCTAACATAATCGTTGTCACGTCATTGTCAATAACAAAAGCATTGCTAAAGGGCAACTTATGCTGCTTACTTAGTGTCATTCATCGTTTCGCATTGtgcaaaaattacaaaaattgtAGCTACGTAACTATTTTTGCTGCagaaaaataaagaaagaaaaacGCAAAAGGTGTCACTTTGTCGTGTGTTAGAAAGGTGCTGCAGGAATATAGGCATTACATAAAGGGAGTCTGTGATTGACAGAGACTAGTAGTTATCACATAACCCATTTGATTTTCCACCTTAACacaaacaaaataaagtcattGTTTAAAAACACCGCCCAATCGTAAGAtgcttttaatatttattttataattattacaaaattcttaaaaatttaatgtgaaataaaatgtacagatgtaccaaaataaaaatatttattattgacaaccgacaaagTAAAACCCTTTGCTTTGAGACGTCACAAATAAAAGACATTTACAAGAACAGAAGAGATAAATAATTAGAACAGATCAATCCGTAGCGGCCACCATGCGGCACGTCGGTCAAACAACTCAAGGGCTATATTAATATCTGTAGACTAGCTAGCATCACATCACATGCTTTTTGCCAAATGCCTAATACTTACAAACGCTGGCTTGGCCTGAGTTTTGCGCATGAAAGTAAAACAAAAACACATTTACTGACCATATTCTCAAAGTACAGCATAATCTTATTATGTCATGTACATCATCATTATGTTACTTATTATTTAACATATTCTGAATACAGATAAAGCTTTGTGTATAGTTTGACGAAAGTCATtggttaaataaaagctaaaacAAATGTATGGAGGTCGGCTTCAGCGTCGAGCGTGCCTCGGAGTGTGCGTTCAGTGGCCCAGCTAGGATAAGTATCACTTAGAAATACCTATTGCCAATAATGAAAATATCTATGTATTTAAAGTGTCTTTTAGTGACGTGACATAAGTACGGTTAAACCTACGTCTTgtctatattattatgtatgtttttaCGGGCCCCTCGctattattaattttgtattgtatCCAAAGCCCTATACGAGAGAGGATCCCGCGGCTACAAACGCAGAGAGTCCTGCTCGTGGCGCCTCATGCGTTTTTCCTTTAATGAGGAAAACCAAGCATCGTCGTGCTTGGATTGACCATCGTGAATAGCACGACGCCACATGGGTCGGTCTTCGGCCAGCTTCTGCCATTGGTTGCATGAGATGTTAAAAGCATCCATGTCACGTTTCGCCCAATCTTTAAATACCTGGAAGGCGGAGTAGcggccggcgcgccgcggccggTTGTAGGAGGGCAGGTAGCGGCGGATGGGGTCGAGCTCGTTCACGTGCAGCAGCCCACCCGTCAGCAGCTGAGCCAGCACGAACATGGACTGCGCCCATAGGAATAGGCCTCCCGTGTCTACACGATAATATCTATTACTTCACCAGTTTAGTACTAAGCTGATGTCTAAAGAAAATTGCAAGGCcctgtaagtatatttttttgtttcccTCACCAGACATTTCgcacataaataaaatacctacttattgttgGCACAGAAAAGTATTATAAATAGTAGAAGAGGTAAAAAGGCTATGAAAAAATCGTGCCCGGGATTTGACAACTAAGGTAGATCACAGCTGCGTACGTAACGTACGTTATGCGGTAACtctagttttcgaattatgacgTTTGATGATTTAATTACCACATAAAATATGGCACCGTATTGCGCCATCTATTCGACTACCAAACTCGCAGACATTATTATATCTTCTTCTACAACCATTCACTCTTTGATAGGCAAGTACTTTAACCTTCCCtttattaatgttaatttaaaCACGAATGATAAAAACCACACTGAATCCAAATTATTCAATTGAGTTAAACatttttcaagtagacacaTATGTTTGATAAGTAAATTATTAACGAAGCGTTTACTGAGCTGAgcataaataattaattcaacCCATTACCCTAAGCGGTTGTGAAGCGTGTTGTCGCATTAACAGGGGGCAAAGCAAAGCTGTCATCAGACATTTTGACAAGTCTATCGAAGTGTCTTAAAGATCAGTTTTTCTCgcgatctttttttatttaaggcTAGATCACACCGGcggcgtgtgcgtagacgtgcacgtgtgcTAAAATGTTTGAGCCcgacacgcacacgtcacgcgaGCGGTACAGGTACCGCCTCTCATAAGATCTGTAATCTGTATACATTTACAAGcattacaacgcgcacgtgcacttgcacgtctacgcacacgcgtccggtgtgcacaggcctttagagTTATGTTGGTTCTCAAACCAAACTTAGGAAGGCTATTTGTGAGGCGGACAAACTGGAGGCATATTTTGAGTCAACTTACTTGCCTATTGGTATTTGTACATCtttaaaagtgtttcaaaataatttaTCGACTTTGTTTTACCCGCCCCGTTTCATTGCCGAATTTTCAATCAAGGAACGCTAAGGTCAATAGCTTGTTTAGAATATTTAAATAgcttgtacctatacctatttgtaattgcaaaaataaaaacgGGCTCAGTAagctaaataattaaaagagCTCCTTATAAACATAAAAATTCATATGATATAATGAAGAAATCGTTaaattatttgttgttataagcATTGCATCACTATCTAAAGATTGTTAGACACTAGTTGAATGTGCAGAAGATTAAAAGTCAAAGAAGACACAGATCATTCTCGAAGCtagtatagttttacctttGCTGTCGTCGCCCGGTTGGTCTGGAATTACACATTGTACAACTAGGTCAAATCAACGAAGTTTCAAAGTTTTTTCTTAGTAATATTAGGAGTAAGAGGCGTGGAATTAAcgtgaaattaaatttaaatctttaaaaattgGAGACTTAACTACAAATACGTTTTACGCCATGGCATTGGAGTTTACGTAAGGCTGCGATTCAACACGCTACTGATAGGAATTCATTCTGCTTACTTTCCACCGTTTGATAAAGGACACATAATTCAAAATTCATAGGAGCCACATAATAGGAACCCTTAGTGACTAATTAAAGGAAATTCTTGAATAAACACTTACTGGCTGGCATCCGGCGGACTGAATATGGCTCGTTACGCTCGTTCTCTATTCCTTCCCGGGGAACATAATAAAACCACGGAATCACGGGATCTGAAATAATTtaaatctataggtaaataaaacacATACACATAACACGCTTTTGAGAAATAAATCAAACCAACAATAATGTTGTCATTGCTTGCATTTTTTtaggtaaaattaaaataaactctCACCAAAATACAATTGTCAATTTCAATGTCCTCTAGACATTCTGTTTCAATGTTAGGTATTTTGAGATTGTAACTACATAACATTAAGTTTCCTTTTTGTTCGTCTTAAAAAATCGCCATTAAGTGGGAACCAGCAAACTAAATTTACCTCCAAACTCATCCATATATATCCTGGCCTTCAGTAACCTCTGGTACTCCTCAACCTGGTCGGGTAGCGTCCTAAACACCCCGTCAATGATCATCATAACGTAGAAGAGCGGCCACTCGGACTCTATCCCATCAAACTCCTTGAGTTCACCCTCATTGTAGTATCTCCGAGTAGGATCTTCTAGTACGCATTTGTAACCGTCGCGGCTGAATCGTTTGAAGCCGTATTTGCCTTGTAAGCGCCGAAGGATGTTGGATTTGGTTAGTTGGAATAAGTGGTCCTCATGCGTGGCGAACGCAGGGAATGATATTGTCGGTAGGAGAGCTACATCGACGCCCTGAAAATGTATAAATCACCTTAAGGCCTGTGTACACTGGGCGCGTGTGCGTGGACGTGCAGATGCACGTGCGCGTTGTAGTGTACAGACCCTTATGATagaacattttagcgcacgcgcacgtctacgcacacgcagccggtgtgttAAGGCCTTTTAAAGATCCCATCAAAAGTTTTAACTGTCCGTGAAACGGtcaaaaatgtatatatgtatgggGTATATGTTCGTATGACAAGCAGAAATATATGTAGGACTTGTAGGAGTATAGTATATCATAGGTACATAGTAAATCTTTTTAGCATCATTTGAATATAAAAGTCTAGAATCAGTATTGTGTATTGGAAATTGGATAGGTTTACCTTGGAACTAGATTCCCTCGGCAACATCGTTTCGAATATACTTCTATTCCGGTTATGGGCATCTATGTCCACATACACCACGCTCCACGACGCGCCCTTGTCTCCGAACAGGTTGCACCCGTTTATCGCTTCCAATGCAGCCTTTGCCATGCCTGGGAAATTTGCATATTTATACGAAACTTCAGTTAACATTGGACCTTATCTCATTACAATAAGATTTACACTTTACTGTGCCTTCGATGTTTCGATCCTGTTGAGCATAGCTTGAGTTtctcttatataagccattgaATGTCTCTTATAAGTctcgaagaagaatttataAACACAAAGATAGAGGATCAAAGTTAACAAGTCAAATGTTCTTTATCTGTTGTCAAGTTAAACAAAAAGTTATACTTATTATGGAAAATGTGTAAATCCATTAAAGTCGAATATTTAAACCAGAGATATATTTTATTAGAGGAACTAGAGGAAGTAATCTTCGAATAAGTTCaacatcatcatcctggcgtcaatcccagctgtgccggggcgcggggcgcgaggacccggggtccgccttccgactccttcgtgtccactttgcccgatcttcggcgtccctggtggtgagtccgttggcacgcatgtcctccttaacgacatcaagccatcgcttcctgggccggccttttcttcccgtaccgggaggaggcggcatggccaggcatttgttacccacgtaacttgccggtctgcgcgagacgtggccataccaacgaaggcggcactcttgcagtttgtcagcgatgtcacggacgccaagactaccccggatgtgggcgtttcggacgcgatccttgcgtgaaactccgcacatccaccgcagcatcttcatcAATCTTCGAATAAGTTATGAGTGACGAAATTAGTGTTTACCTATGGAAGAAGCATGTATTTCTGGTTTGCCATCATTGTATTTGGAGCCGCGCTCCCACATTCCATAATCCGGCGTCCTGTAGGCGCGCTCCACGTAATATACCAAGTTCTGTATAAAGGCTACTTCATCctgaaattacaaaaataaaattaagacaAGGCGATAAGGTTTTCATCGGTATGCTGTTGAcaaatacaatacctacataataatttaACAGGTTGTACAAGAAATAGCGCTCACTAGATTGTCACATTAtgcaaaaatttttttctttatgagAATCTTTTTGGAAATGTAATAACGTTGTTGTTTTGTTGAAGTCAACAACCCTTAGTTTATACGTTCAGTGTGATCGACATGATATCTGTTTCTatattgagaaaaataaatacagCATGATGTATATCTAAAGATTCTCAAGATTTGGATGTCAGACAGTACTGCGTCGTCAGGACTTGGTTATATTCAACAAACCTGTGTGTATATGATCTGTAGGCCTGAAGTAATCATCTGCACAAGGAACAGCAGATATAAGGAAACCACATCTATCTGCAGATGATGGTACTGGTTATCGGACAACACCGGCTCGCCAGTGGTGAGGTGAAACTTGACGTGCAGCGCGTGCGCGGCCATCTGCCTCGTCTTGAACGCCTCGACGCGCGCGGACTGCTTCACCCAGCACTCGAGGATGCCGCGCATGCACTTCACCGTGCTCTGGCCGAGCTCGTGCGACTTGCCGCGGTCGTCGTCGATGCGTCTGTGGATTCAACAGGAGGATATAATTTAGGGTTCCAGATAAGCGCTGGGCGCTAAATTTAATGTGTTTGGCTGCTATTATATTTAATCTAAAATCCAGAATTGTAAGCACAGAAGTATAATAGTAAATATAAGGTGGCAAACATGACGTTTGCACAAcaatggggttaattttaattatcatAACAATTTGAGGAGTAGTTTTGTACATAAATTAGGCACCGTTTTAACAGATTTGTTATAGGCCTTAGTTAGAAGAACGCCGCAAAGATATTGAACTTTAGTTCAAAGTGATAGGGTCTAATTTAGCGTAATTTCCGAGATACCCTTATGGCAGTTAAAGGGTAAAAACCCAGTTATGAGGATATTGTATAAATCagcaaaaaaaatgattattgTACATTCAAAGAAAGCCAAGTAACAAGGTGTTGCTTATACTACCCAACTAAatgattatttcatttttaaatggGATTGCAGGACTGACCTGTATGCTTGGTATAGGCCCCATACTGCAGCTGCACAGTAAATACTATCCCTCACACTCCCAATGTGGAGGTCAGATGATAGCACTGGAAATAGTCCAGTGATTGGACTTTGAAACCGGAGCAATTGTCTTTTcactgtaaatataaaatagttgTTAGGGTCATTAATATAAAATCCTCATCATAATTCAAGTATATGTttgattacctactaaaaattgTAATAAGAATTAAGCTTAATATTTATTGGATGTAACCTTACTTTAACTACTACTTATTATTATACTGAGATACAGTAGAAATTTTCTCTCATTTCCaaaagaa contains:
- the LOC134647962 gene encoding probable phosphorylase b kinase regulatory subunit beta isoform X3; protein product: MALPDRDTMIRQGSIDDINAQQFLKISNYEDTVRQLDIYYAIVKRQLLRFQSPITGLFPVLSSDLHIGSVRDSIYCAAAVWGLYQAYRRIDDDRGKSHELGQSTVKCMRGILECWVKQSARVEAFKTRQMAAHALHVKFHLTTGEPVLSDNQYHHLQIDVVSLYLLFLVQMITSGLQIIYTQDEVAFIQNLVYYVERAYRTPDYGMWERGSKYNDGKPEIHASSIGMAKAALEAINGCNLFGDKGASWSVVYVDIDAHNRNRSIFETMLPRESSSKGVDVALLPTISFPAFATHEDHLFQLTKSNILRRLQGKYGFKRFSRDGYKCVLEDPTRRYYNEGELKEFDGIESEWPLFYVMMIIDGVFRTLPDQVEEYQRLLKARIYMDEFGDPVIPWFYYVPREGIENERNEPYSVRRMPANTGGLFLWAQSMFVLAQLLTGGLLHVNELDPIRRYLPSYNRPRRAGRYSAFQAKPAFGIATDLVVQVVLIAESMRLQAMMGTYGIQTQTPHEVEPVQICSSTQLVHVYRQLGVCPKLKLTGRPIRPVGSLGTSKIYRVCGMTVLCYPLIFEVSEFYLYRDMALLIDDIKTELQFVGKYWRLSGRPTVCLLVREEHMRDPHFKQMLDLFAMLKKGHCDGVKVRLGRLQNLISSSCMEHLDFMSQGDFPSEMFTQFRQLEHEYIGYQSLTDVPRTLTYREENLCYDSYKNRSTADVVAALRGTDNIFAQCQLWGILKDREGALYEVNGTTALDALKSLYHSAGVLRHWRAVRYCSSLLNHTVDSISPFITTVLVNGKQLTVGVIGHKETVFDKPMTPGEIQSVMYSTIQPYDVIGAVLQQEIVLYCGRLIGTSPEMFRGILKIRVGWVLEAIRTYLRLFPAEGRAGAPLEALSPYRLRTLLQRVLTVSDWADEEGLTPLQRRQLEGCLCRVPKHFYIQVWDILLRTPKGITIHGHCIPASPTLVNMSRSELSFALLVEGALVRAPSAARRQLCVELLCVVAAILRRNPELCLQALDLDKLLQDAHHTYAKDSGVSGDDEPLASAPAPVSVGYLARAVVNSVLQESALPELSLAAHDSCLVS
- the LOC134647962 gene encoding probable phosphorylase b kinase regulatory subunit beta isoform X2, which produces MALPDRDTMIRQGSIDDINAQQFLKISNYEDTVRQLDIYYAIVKRQLLRFQSPITGLFPVLSSDLHIGSVRDSIYCAAAVWGLYQAYRRIDDDRGKSHELGQSTVKCMRGILECWVKQSARVEAFKTRQMAAHALHVKFHLTTGEPVLSDNQYHHLQIDVVSLYLLFLVQMITSGLQIIYTQDEVAFIQNLVYYVERAYRTPDYGMWERGSKYNDGKPEIHASSIGMAKAALEAINGCNLFGDKGASWSVVYVDIDAHNRNRSIFETMLPRESSSKGVDVALLPTISFPAFATHEDHLFQLTKSNILRRLQGKYGFKRFSRDGYKCVLEDPTRRYYNEGELKEFDGIESEWPLFYVMMIIDGVFRTLPDQVEEYQRLLKARIYMDEFGDPVIPWFYYVPREGIENERNEPYSVRRMPANQPGDDSKDTGGLFLWAQSMFVLAQLLTGGLLHVNELDPIRRYLPSYNRPRRAGRYSAFQGIATDLVVQVVLIAESMRLQAMMGTYGIQTQTPHEVEPVQICSSTQLVHVYRQLGVCPKLKLTGRPIRPVGSLGTSKIYRVCGMTVLCYPLIFEVSEFYLYRDMALLIDDIKTELQFVGKYWRLSGRPTVCLLVREEHMRDPHFKQMLDLFAMLKKGHCDGVKVRLGRLQNLISSSCMEHLDFMSQGDFPSEMFTQFRQLEHEYIGYQSLTDVPRTLTYREENLCYDSYKNRSTADVVAALRGTDNIFAQCQLWGILKDREGALYEVNGTTALDALKSLYHSAGVLRHWRAVRYCSSLLNHTVDSISPFITTVLVNGKQLTVGVIGHKETVFDKPMTPGEIQSVMYSTIQPYDVIGAVLQQEIVLYCGRLIGTSPEMFRGILKIRVGWVLEAIRTYLRLFPAEGRAGAPLEALSPYRLRTLLQRVLTVSDWADEEGLTPLQRRQLEGCLCRVPKHFYIQVWDILLRTPKGITIHGHCIPASPTLVNMSRSELSFALLVEGALVRAPSAARRQLCVELLCVVAAILRRNPELCLQALDLDKLLQDAHHTYAKDSGVSGDDEPLASAPAPVSVGYLARAVVNSVLQESALPELSLAAHDSCLVS
- the LOC134647962 gene encoding probable phosphorylase b kinase regulatory subunit beta isoform X1; its protein translation is MALPDRDTMIRQGSIDDINAQQFLKISNYEDTVRQLDIYYAIVKRQLLRFQSPITGLFPVLSSDLHIGSVRDSIYCAAAVWGLYQAYRRIDDDRGKSHELGQSTVKCMRGILECWVKQSARVEAFKTRQMAAHALHVKFHLTTGEPVLSDNQYHHLQIDVVSLYLLFLVQMITSGLQIIYTQDEVAFIQNLVYYVERAYRTPDYGMWERGSKYNDGKPEIHASSIGMAKAALEAINGCNLFGDKGASWSVVYVDIDAHNRNRSIFETMLPRESSSKGVDVALLPTISFPAFATHEDHLFQLTKSNILRRLQGKYGFKRFSRDGYKCVLEDPTRRYYNEGELKEFDGIESEWPLFYVMMIIDGVFRTLPDQVEEYQRLLKARIYMDEFGDPVIPWFYYVPREGIENERNEPYSVRRMPANQPGDDSKDTGGLFLWAQSMFVLAQLLTGGLLHVNELDPIRRYLPSYNRPRRAGRYSAFQAKPAFGIATDLVVQVVLIAESMRLQAMMGTYGIQTQTPHEVEPVQICSSTQLVHVYRQLGVCPKLKLTGRPIRPVGSLGTSKIYRVCGMTVLCYPLIFEVSEFYLYRDMALLIDDIKTELQFVGKYWRLSGRPTVCLLVREEHMRDPHFKQMLDLFAMLKKGHCDGVKVRLGRLQNLISSSCMEHLDFMSQGDFPSEMFTQFRQLEHEYIGYQSLTDVPRTLTYREENLCYDSYKNRSTADVVAALRGTDNIFAQCQLWGILKDREGALYEVNGTTALDALKSLYHSAGVLRHWRAVRYCSSLLNHTVDSISPFITTVLVNGKQLTVGVIGHKETVFDKPMTPGEIQSVMYSTIQPYDVIGAVLQQEIVLYCGRLIGTSPEMFRGILKIRVGWVLEAIRTYLRLFPAEGRAGAPLEALSPYRLRTLLQRVLTVSDWADEEGLTPLQRRQLEGCLCRVPKHFYIQVWDILLRTPKGITIHGHCIPASPTLVNMSRSELSFALLVEGALVRAPSAARRQLCVELLCVVAAILRRNPELCLQALDLDKLLQDAHHTYAKDSGVSGDDEPLASAPAPVSVGYLARAVVNSVLQESALPELSLAAHDSCLVS
- the LOC134647962 gene encoding probable phosphorylase b kinase regulatory subunit beta isoform X4 codes for the protein MIRQGSIDDINAQQFLKISNYEDTVRQLDIYYAIVKRQLLRFQSPITGLFPVLSSDLHIGSVRDSIYCAAAVWGLYQAYRRIDDDRGKSHELGQSTVKCMRGILECWVKQSARVEAFKTRQMAAHALHVKFHLTTGEPVLSDNQYHHLQIDVVSLYLLFLVQMITSGLQIIYTQDEVAFIQNLVYYVERAYRTPDYGMWERGSKYNDGKPEIHASSIGMAKAALEAINGCNLFGDKGASWSVVYVDIDAHNRNRSIFETMLPRESSSKGVDVALLPTISFPAFATHEDHLFQLTKSNILRRLQGKYGFKRFSRDGYKCVLEDPTRRYYNEGELKEFDGIESEWPLFYVMMIIDGVFRTLPDQVEEYQRLLKARIYMDEFGDPVIPWFYYVPREGIENERNEPYSVRRMPANQPGDDSKDTGGLFLWAQSMFVLAQLLTGGLLHVNELDPIRRYLPSYNRPRRAGRYSAFQAKPAFGIATDLVVQVVLIAESMRLQAMMGTYGIQTQTPHEVEPVQICSSTQLVHVYRQLGVCPKLKLTGRPIRPVGSLGTSKIYRVCGMTVLCYPLIFEVSEFYLYRDMALLIDDIKTELQFVGKYWRLSGRPTVCLLVREEHMRDPHFKQMLDLFAMLKKGHCDGVKVRLGRLQNLISSSCMEHLDFMSQGDFPSEMFTQFRQLEHEYIGYQSLTDVPRTLTYREENLCYDSYKNRSTADVVAALRGTDNIFAQCQLWGILKDREGALYEVNGTTALDALKSLYHSAGVLRHWRAVRYCSSLLNHTVDSISPFITTVLVNGKQLTVGVIGHKETVFDKPMTPGEIQSVMYSTIQPYDVIGAVLQQEIVLYCGRLIGTSPEMFRGILKIRVGWVLEAIRTYLRLFPAEGRAGAPLEALSPYRLRTLLQRVLTVSDWADEEGLTPLQRRQLEGCLCRVPKHFYIQVWDILLRTPKGITIHGHCIPASPTLVNMSRSELSFALLVEGALVRAPSAARRQLCVELLCVVAAILRRNPELCLQALDLDKLLQDAHHTYAKDSGVSGDDEPLASAPAPVSVGYLARAVVNSVLQESALPELSLAAHDSCLVS